One Setaria italica strain Yugu1 chromosome II, Setaria_italica_v2.0, whole genome shotgun sequence DNA segment encodes these proteins:
- the LOC101766432 gene encoding squamosa promoter-binding-like protein 13 — MDRKDKSRRGSSSSASASSMAALAAAAAAGEGSSSGSAGEALTPNGEEEQKPAKLAAVGGASSSSPVPARRGAAAGGGGGPRCQAERCNADLSDAATYNRRHKVCQTHSKAPVVLVAGLRQRFCQQCSRFHELSEFDETRRSCRLRLAGHNERRRKSSADTHGGGSGGSNSGGGDGCRHADQDGRGHQGNPPPNHFQIR; from the exons ATGGACCGCAAGGACAAGTCCCGCAGGGGCTCCTCGAGCTCGGCGTCGGCATCGTCTatggccgcgctcgccgccgccgcggctgccggcGAGGGCTCGAGCTCCGGGTCGGCCGGCGAGGCGCTGACGCCGaacggggaggaggagcagaagcCCGCGAAGCTGGCTGCCGTGGGCGGCGCCTCCAGCTCGTCCCCGGTGCCGGCGAGGAGGGGCGctgcggctggcggcggcggcgggccgagGTGCCAGGCGGAGCGGTGCAACGCCGACCTGAGCGACGCGGCGACGTACAACCGGAGGCACAAGGTGTGCCAGACGCACTCCAAGGCCCCCGTCgtgctcgtcgccggcctccgccaGCGCTTCTGCCAGCAATGCAGCCG GTTCCACGAGCTGTCGGAGTTCGACGAGACCAGGCGCAGCTGCCGCCTGCGCCTGGCGGGGCACAACGAGCGCCGCCGGAAGAGCTCGGCGGACAcgcacggcggcggcagtggcggcagcaacagcggcggcggcgatgggtgCCGCCACGCCGACCAGGACGGCCGGGGCCACCAGGGGAACCCGCCGCCGAACCACTTCCAGATCAGATAA
- the LOC101764806 gene encoding anthocyanidin 3-O-glucosyltransferase 6 gives MATPTVVLVPVWGIGHFVPMLEAGKRLLARSARPLTITVLVMPEPMSKRASEIAEHIRQEEASGLGIIRFHHLPAVDPPTDHSGIEEYISRYAQLYAPQVKAAVAALTCPVAGVVVDIFCTTLFDAAHELRVPAYVYLITSAAMCALLLRSPALDEELEAEVEFEESEEGGVDVPGLPPVPASCLPTGLENRKIPTYKWFVYNGRRYMEASGIVVNTVAELEPRVLGAIADGQCTRGTRAPSVYTIGPVIPFTPSTGEKAAAHECVRWLDSQPPASVVFLCFGGTGSFTAPQAHEIAHGLERSGHRFLWVLRGQPEPGTKLPTDGNLVELLPAGFLEETKGRGLVWPAKAPQKEILAHAAVGGFVTHCGWNSILESLWHGVPMVPWPLGAEQHYNAFTLVADMGVAVPMEVDRKRNNFVGAGELERALKALMDDGGEAARKVRERAMEMKAACRKAVEEGGSSSVELQRLCEALVVGAVLPTK, from the coding sequence ATGGCTACTCCGACCGTCGTCTTGGTGCCCGTCTGGGGCATCGGCCACTTCGTGCCGATGCTTGAGGCCGGCAAGCGGCTGCTCGCACGCAGCGCCCGGCCCCTTACCATCACCGTGCTCGTGATGCCGGAGCCCATGTCGAAGCGGGCGTCCGAGATCGCCGAGCACATCCGCCAGGAGGAAGCCTCCGGCCTCGGCATCATCCGcttccaccacctccccgccgTGGATCCCCCCACCGACCACTCGGGCATCGAGGAGTACATCTCCCGGTACGCGCAGCTGTACGCGCCCCAAGTCAaggcggccgtcgccgccctgaCGTGCCCGGTGGCCGGCGTCGTGGTCGACATCTTCTGCACGACGCTGTTCGACGCGGCGCACGAGCTCCGCGTGCCGGCCTACGTGTACCTGATCACCAGCGCCGCGATGTGCGCGCTCCTGCTGCGCTCCCCGGCGCTCGACGAGGAGCTGGAAGCCGAGGTCGAgttcgaggagtcggaggagggCGGGGTGGACGTGCCCGggctcccgccggtgccggcgtcCTGCCTACCCACGGGACTGGAGAACAGGAAGATCCCGACATACAAGTGGTTCGTGTACAACGGCAGGCGCTACATGGAAGCCAGCGGCATCGTCGTCAACACCGTCGCCGAGCTTGAGCCGCGCGTCCTCGGCGCCATCGCTGATGGGCAGTGCACCCGCGGGACCCGCGCCCCTTCGGTGTACACCATCGGGCCGGTGATCCCCTTCACCCCGTCCACCGGCGAGAAGGCCGCAGCACACGAGTGCGTGCGGTGGCTCGACTCGCAGCCACCGGCCTCCGTGGTGTTCCTCTGCTTTGGAGGCACAGGCTCCTTCACCGCGCCCCAAGCGCACGAGATAGCACACGGCCTGGAGCGCAGCGGGCATCGCTTCCTGTGGGTGCTGCGCGGGCAGCCTGAGCCCGGCACGAAGCTGCCCACGGACGGGAACCTCGTCGAGCTGCTCCCCGCGGGTTTCTTGGAGGAGACAAAGGGGAGAGGCCTGGTGTGGCCCGCGAAGGCTCCGCAGAAGGAGATACTCGCCCACGCCGCGGTGGGAGGCTTCGTCACGCACTGCGGCTGGAACTCGATCCTCGAGAGCCTTTGGCACGGCGTGCCGATGGTTCCATGGCCGCTCGGTGCCGAGCAGCACTACAATGCGTTCACGCTGGTGGCCGACATGGGCGTCGCCGTGCCCATGGAGGTAGACAGGAAGAGGAACAACTTCGTGGGGGCGGGCGAGCTGGAGCGAGCGCTCAAGGCACTCATGGACGACGGTGGCGAGGCCGCAAGGAAGGTGAGGGAGAGGGCCATGGAAATGAAGGCTGCGTGCCGGAAGGCCGTGGAGGAGGGTGGGTCATCCAGCGTGGAGCTGCAGAGGCTCTGTGAGGCGCTGGTCGTTGGCGCGGTGCTGCCGACAAAGTGA
- the LOC101765208 gene encoding anthocyanidin 3-O-glucosyltransferase 2, protein MINRSMAATIVFIPCWESGHFMSMIAAGKRMLDAGGGALSLTVLVMRAPTAAKASEVDDHVRREAASGLDISFRNLPTVEQPTGCVAPEEFNFRYTQLHAPHVEEAIAGLASPVAALVVDLFCTPLLDVAAEAELAVPRYVYFASTGAFLALMLRLPAFREDLTARLRGTEGAVHVPGLPPVPLPYMPACLSRNKIGNYEWFEDYGCRFMGASGIVINSSVELERGVLAAIADGRCVPGRPAPAVYAIGPVLWFSALEQPHACVRWLDAQPPASVVFLCFGSKGFIDKEQVGEVAAGLERSGHRFLWVLRGPPAAGSSHPTDADLDELLPEGFLTRTQGRGLVWPAWAPQKEVLAHPAVGGFVTHCGWNSTLESLWFGVPMVPWPLYAEQHLNAFELVRVMGVAVQLKNMEVSEVEPFVEAAELEQAVRGLMGETEEGRKAREKAADMKAACRKAVTEGGSSYIALRKLMSEISSGGGGTASVTG, encoded by the coding sequence ATGATCAATCGATCAATGGCTGCCACCATCGTCTTCATCCCGTGCTGGGAATCCGGCCACTTCATGTCCATGATCGCGGCCGGCAAGCGGAtgctcgacgccggcggcggcgccctctcCCTGACCGTGCTGGTCATGCGGGCACCCACGGCGGCCAAGGCTTCCGAGGTCGACGACCACGTACGCCGTGAGGCGGCGTCCGGCCTTGACATCAGCTTCCGGAACCTCCCCACCGTCGAGCAGCCGACCGGCTGCGTCGCCCCCGAGGAGTTCAACTTCAGGTACACCCAACTCCACGCGCCCCACGTCGAGGAGGCCATAGCCGGGCTGGCATCTCCCGTGGCAGCGCTCGTCGTCGACCTCTTCTGCACGCCCCTGCTCGACGtggccgccgaggccgagctcGCCGTGCCCCGGTACGTGTACTTCGCCTCCACGGGCGCGTTCCTCGCGCTCATGCTGCGCCTGCCGGCGTTCCGTGAGGACCTCACCGCCAGGCTCAGGGGGACGGAAGGCGCGGTGCACGTGCCGGGCTTGCCACCGGTGCCGCTGCCCTACATGCCGGCGTGCCTGTCGAGGAACAAGATCGGCAACTACGAGTGGTTCGAGGACTACGGGTGCCGCTTCATGGGCGCCAGCGGCATCGTCATCAACTCCTCGGTCGAGCTCGAGCGCGGGGTCCTCGCCGCGATCGCGGACGGCCGCTGCGTGCCGGGCCGCCCGGCTCCGGCGGTCTACGCCATCGGTCCCGTGCTCTGGTTCTCGGCGCTCGAGCAGCCGCACGCGTGCGTCCGGTGGCTCGACGCGCAGCCGCCAGCCTCGGTCGTGTTCCTCTGCTTCGGAAGCAAGGGGTTCATCGACAAGGAGCAGGTCGGggaggtcgccgccggcctggAGCGTAGCGGACATCGGTTCCTCTGGGTGCTGCGgggcccgccggccgccgggtcCAGCCACCCGACGGACGCTGACCTTGACGAGCTCCTCCCGGAGGGGTTCCTGACGAGGACCCAGGGGCGCGGGCTCGTGTGGCCGGCATGGGCGCCGCAGAAGGAGGTCCTGGCGCACCCGGCCGTGGGCGGCTTCgtgacgcactgcgggtggaactcgacgcTGGAGAGCCTCTGGTTTGGCGTGCCGATGGTGCCGTGGCCTCTGTACGCCGAGCAGCACCTGAACGCGTTCGAGCTCGTCAGGGTCATGGGCGTCGCCGTCCAGCTGAAGAATATGGAGGTGAGTGAGGTGGAGCCCTttgtggaggcggcggagctggagcAGGCGGTGCGGGGCCTGATGGGCGAGACGGAAGAGGGGAGGAAGGCGAGGGAGAAGGCAGCGGACATGAAAGCCGCGTGCCGGAAAGCCGTGACAGAAGGCGGGTCCTCGTACATTGCGCTTCGGAAGCTCATGAGCGAGATCTCATCTGGCGGAGGGGGCACCGCCTCCGTGACGGGGTGA
- the LOC101764406 gene encoding anthocyanidin 3-O-glucosyltransferase 2 yields MAIISTPSSQSGEPAAKPTVVLVALWGVSHFAPMVEAGKRLLDLSGRSLTVNVVLVPSPTGKWEDAIFERIRREEASGQGIRFHHPAAVEPPTDHTGIEEFVSRYVQLYVADLKAIVSGLACPVAAVVVDIFCTTLLDAPLELGVPAYVFLTCGAAMAAVLLRSPSLDEEVAAEVEFRELEGGVDVPGLPPVPATNLPSGLDNRKIRTYKWFLYNGRRYLETNGILINTIAELEESVLAAITDGRCTRGIPTPPVYTIGPVVAIAPPSEEKDECVRWLDSQPAASVLFLCFGGGGGYFSVPQVHEIAQGLERSGHHFLWVLRGQPEPGMKVPTDANLAELLPDGFLERTKGRGLVWPTRAPQKEILAHAAVGGFVTHCGWNSSVESLWFGVPTLPWPQAAEQHLNAFVLVAEMGVAVGMKVDKERRNFVEAAELERAVKALMGDGEVARKIREKSAEMKAVCRKAVEEGGSSVVSLQRLYDALIQGAVEPKV; encoded by the coding sequence ATGGCCATCATCTCAACGCCGTCGTCCCAGTCCGGTGAACCGGCGGCAAAGCCGACGGTGGTCTTGGTGGCCCTATGGGGCGTGAGCCACTTTGCGCCCATGGTCGAGGCCGGCAAGCGCCTGCTCGACCTCAGCGGCCGCTCCCTCACCGTCAACGTCGTCCTGGTGCCGTCGCCGACGGGGAAGTGGGAGGACGCGATCTTCGAGCGCATACGCCGGGAGGAGGCCAGCGGGCAGGGCATCCGCTTccaccaccccgccgccgtcgagccccCCACCGACCACACCGGCATCGAGGAGTTCGTCTCCCGCTACGTGCAGCTGTACGTGGCCGACCTCAAGGCGATCGTCTCCGGCCTCGCGTGCCCGGTCGCCGCGGTCGTCGTCGACATCTTCTGCACGACGCTGCTCGACGCGCCCCTGGAGCTTGGCGTGCCGGCCTACGTCTTCCTCACCTgcggcgccgccatggccgcagTCCTGCTGCGCTCCCCGTCGCTCGACGAGGAGGTGGCCGCCGAGGTCGAGTTCCGGGAGCTGGAGGGTGGGGTGGACGTGCCTggcctcccgccggtgccggcgacgAACCTCCCGTCGGGACTGGACAATAGGAAGATCCGGACGTACAAGTGGTTCCTGTACAATGGAAGGCGCTACCTGGAAACCAACGGCATCCTCATCAACACCATCGCCGAGCTCGAGGAAAGCGTTCTCGCTGCCATCACCGACGGGAGGTGCACGCGCGGCATCCCCACCCCGCCGGTGTACACCATCGGCCCGGTGGTCGCCATTGCCCCGCCCTCCGAGGAGAAGGACGAGTGCGTGCGGTGGCTCGATTCGCAGCCAGCAGCCTCCGTGTTGTTCCTGTGCttcggaggcggcgggggatACTTCAGCGTGCCCCAGGTGCACGAGATAGCACAGGGCCTGGAGCGCAGCGGGCACCACTTCCTCTGGGTGCTGCGCGGGCAGCCGGAGCCCGGCATGAAGGTGCCCACGGACGCGAACCTCGCCGAGCTGCTCCCCGATGGCTTCCTCGAGAGGACCAAGGGCAGGGGCCTGGTGTGGCCCACGAGGGCGCCGCAGAAGGAGATACTGGCGCACGCCGCCGTGGGGGGCTTCGTCACGCACTGCGGCTGGAACTCGTCCGTCGAGAGCTTGTGGTTCGGCGTGCCGACGCTGCCGTGGCCGCAAGCCGCCGAGCAGCACTTGAACGCGTTCGTGCTGGTGGCCGAGATGGGCGTCGCAGTGGGGATGAAGGTGGACAAGGAGAGGAGAAACTTCGTGGAGGCGGCCGAGCTGGAGCGAGCGGTGAAGGCTCTCATGGGTGACGGCGAGGTGGCGAGGAAGATTAGGGAAAAGTCCGCGGAGATGAAGGCCGTGTGCCGCAAGGCCGTTGAGGAGGGCGGATCGTCGGTCGTCTCGCTGCAGAGGCTGTATGATGCGCTCATCCAAGGCGCGGTGGAACCAAAAGTGTGA
- the LOC101765612 gene encoding anthocyanidin 3-O-glucosyltransferase 2, whose protein sequence is MASASPTIVLVPLCVPGHLPPLFEAGKRLLSSGAMSLTVLFMQMTMAANLMSDVTDLIRRESESGLDIRFHHLPAVELPTDSHGTEDFIMRFIQLHAPHVKAALSGLASPVAAVVVDYFCTTLFDVTRELALPVYAYLPCSASMLALILRLPALDEEVSGDLGDMEAVDVPGMPPVPAALLPTPLMTRGPNYAWLVYHGKRIMEAAGVIVYTVAELEPNVLAAIAEGRCVPGRRAPTVYLIGPALSVKAPGKQPHECVTWLDAQPSASVVLLCFGSMGGSFPAPQVREIADALERSGHRFLWVLRGPVPAGGAPYPTDANVDELLPEGFLERTKDRGLVWPKWAPQKDIIAHPAVSGFVTHCGWNSVLESLWNGVPLAPWPLFAEQHLKAFELVSVMGVAVAMEVDRKRGNFVEAAELERAVRSLMGGSEEGRKARVKAAEAKALCRNAVEEGGSSYVSLQELAREMLQHCGREAEDSASL, encoded by the coding sequence ATGGCAAGCGCAAGCCCTACTATCGTGCTCGTCCCGCTCTGCGTCCCCGGCCACCTCCCGCCCTTGTTTGAAGCCGGCAAGCGGCTGCTCAGCAGCGGCGCCATGTCGCTCACGGTGCTCTTCATGCAGATGACCATGGCCGCCAACCTGATGTCCGACGTCACCGACCTCATCCGCCGGGAATCAGAGTCCGGCTTGGACATCCGcttccaccacctccccgccgTGGAGCTCCCCACCGACTCGCACGGCACCGAGGACTTCATCATGCGCTTCATCCAGCTCCACGCGCCGCACGTCAAGGCCGCCCTCTCCGGCCTGGCCTCtccggtcgccgccgtcgtcgtcgactaCTTCTGCACCACCCTGTTCGATGTCACGCGCGAGCTCGCGCTGCCCGTGTACGCCTACCTGCCGTGCTCCGCGTCCATGCTCGCGCTGATCCTGCGGCTGCCGGCTCTCGACGAGGAGGTGTCGGGGGATCTCGGGGACATGGAAGCGGTTGACGTGCCCGGGATGCCGCCGGTGCCGGCTGCTCTCCTGCCGACGCCGCTGATGACGAGAGGCCCGAACTACGCGTGGCTGGTGTACCACGGCAAGCGCATCATGGAAGCCGCCGGCGTCATCGTCTACACGGTGGCCGAGCTGGAGCCGAACGTCCTCGCGGCCATCGCCGAGGGCCGCTGCGTGCCCGGCCGCCGCGCTCCAACCGTCTACCTGATCGGCCCGGCGCTGTCGGTCAAGGCGCCCGGCAAGCAGCCGCACGAGTGCGTGACGTGGCTCGACGCGCAGCCGTCGGCGTCCGTCGTGCTGCTCTGCTTCGGTAGCATGGGCGGTAGCTTCCCTGCGCCGCAGGTACGTGAGATCGCCGACGCGCTCGAGCGCAGCGGGCACCGATTCCTGTGGGTGCTCCGTGGCCCCGTACCGGCCGGCGGTGCGCCGTACCCGACCGACGCCAACGTCGACGAGCTTCTCCCGGAAGGGTTCTTGGAGAGGACGAAGGACAGGGGCCTCGTGTGGCCGAAGTGGGCGCCGCAGAAGGACATCATCGCCCACCCGGCCGTCAGCGGCTTCgtgacgcactgcgggtggaactcggtGCTGGAGAGCCTGTGGAACGGCGTGCCGCTGGCGCCGTGGCCGCTGTTCGCGGAGCAGCACCTGAAGGCGTTCGAGCTCGTGTCCGTGATGGGCGTGGCCGTGGCCATGGAGGTGGACAGGAAGCGGGGCAACTTCGTCGAGGCCGCCGAGCTGGAGCGTGCGGTGCGGAGCCTGATGGGCGGGTCGGAGGAGGGGCGGAAGGCGAGGGTGAAGGCCGCGGAGGCGAAGGCTCTGTGCCGGAACGCCGTGGAGGAGGGCGGGTCGTCGTACGTGTCGCTGCAGGAACTGGCACGGGAGATGTTACAGCATTGCGGACGCGAGGCTGAGGATTCTGCAAGCCTGTAA